A DNA window from Streptococcus mutans contains the following coding sequences:
- a CDS encoding sensor histidine kinase: MFRRHQKNDLPYYIGLVFLAFPILGTAANYYPMWTLILTAGFTAAYLLLVRLKASYHRVIAVLWFYTLAYIAFMTLAYEGAMMWFLFYHVNLLVWRFGDSYRSYRFLSFSLVTFFLGINGIIYGIVHRNSIAVFLMSITLPIFVFGMYYFQNHLRLQEKMEAEIVEQNRTINILSAENERNRIGRDLHDTLGHTFAMMSLKTELALKQMKKGRYEAVQKQLEELNQISHDSMHEVRELVNHLKYRTVSEELTEMERLFGLSDISLSVDNQLDLDSLSPVTQSTMTMVLRELANNVIKHSQADDCQITIKRGEEGIEVTVEDNGVGFDELTGQELHSIRERLGLVNGEVEVTSSNNPTVVTIYLNEGGRQ; this comes from the coding sequence GTGTTTAGACGACATCAAAAGAATGACTTGCCTTATTATATAGGGCTAGTCTTTCTCGCTTTTCCCATTTTAGGTACTGCGGCAAACTATTATCCTATGTGGACTTTAATTTTAACCGCTGGTTTTACAGCTGCCTATCTGCTTTTAGTTCGGCTGAAGGCCAGCTATCATAGGGTAATTGCGGTCTTATGGTTTTACACACTGGCTTACATTGCTTTTATGACTCTAGCTTATGAAGGGGCTATGATGTGGTTTCTTTTTTATCATGTCAATCTATTGGTTTGGCGGTTTGGAGACAGCTATCGGTCTTACCGCTTTTTATCCTTTTCTCTGGTCACTTTTTTTCTGGGGATTAATGGCATTATTTATGGGATTGTTCATAGGAACAGTATTGCTGTCTTTTTGATGTCCATCACACTTCCAATTTTTGTATTTGGCATGTACTATTTCCAAAATCATTTACGTTTGCAAGAAAAAATGGAAGCAGAGATTGTTGAGCAAAACCGCACCATCAATATCCTATCTGCTGAAAATGAGCGCAATCGGATCGGCCGTGATTTACATGACACATTGGGGCATACCTTTGCCATGATGAGTCTCAAGACGGAGCTGGCGCTTAAGCAAATGAAAAAGGGTCGGTACGAAGCCGTGCAAAAGCAACTAGAAGAGCTCAATCAAATCAGTCATGATTCCATGCATGAGGTGCGCGAACTTGTCAATCATCTCAAATATCGGACAGTGTCGGAGGAGCTGACTGAAATGGAGCGTCTCTTTGGTTTATCTGATATCAGTCTATCTGTTGACAATCAGTTGGACTTGGACAGCTTATCCCCTGTTACTCAGTCTACTATGACCATGGTTCTGCGGGAGCTGGCTAATAATGTCATCAAGCACAGTCAGGCTGATGACTGTCAGATTACGATCAAACGTGGGGAGGAGGGGATTGAAGTAACTGTTGAGGATAATGGTGTTGGATTTGATGAGCTGACAGGTCAGGAATTGCACTCTATTCGTGAACGGCTTGGTCTGGTCAATGGAGAAGTTGAAGTTACCTCTTCCAACAATCCGACAGTCGTCACTATTTACCTAAATGAAGGAGGACGTCAATGA
- a CDS encoding response regulator transcription factor codes for MKLLVAEDQSMLRDALCQLLLMEDDVEEIYQAADGQEAIELLGKQTVDVAILDIEMPIKTGLDVLEWIRQHQDTKVIIVTTFKRSGYFKRALAAHVDAYVLKDRSASELMATIYTVLSGQREYSPELVEEVTFDSNPLSEREQEVLQLVAKGASNQTIAEQLFLSNGTIRNYMTAIFNKLNANNRTDAVRIARENGWF; via the coding sequence ATGAAATTACTAGTTGCTGAAGATCAATCCATGCTGCGAGATGCGCTCTGCCAATTACTGCTTATGGAAGATGATGTTGAAGAGATTTATCAGGCAGCTGATGGTCAAGAGGCAATTGAGCTACTTGGTAAGCAAACAGTTGATGTTGCTATTTTAGATATTGAAATGCCAATCAAAACAGGTTTGGATGTTTTAGAGTGGATTCGTCAGCACCAAGATACTAAGGTCATTATTGTGACAACGTTCAAACGTTCTGGTTATTTCAAACGCGCTTTAGCAGCCCATGTTGATGCTTATGTACTTAAGGATCGCTCTGCCAGTGAATTAATGGCAACCATTTATACTGTCCTTTCAGGTCAGCGGGAGTACTCACCAGAGTTAGTTGAAGAGGTAACCTTTGACAGCAATCCGCTTAGTGAACGGGAACAAGAAGTTTTACAATTGGTTGCTAAAGGAGCCTCCAATCAAACAATAGCAGAGCAGCTCTTTTTGTCCAATGGAACTATCCGCAACTATATGACAGCTATTTTTAACAAGCTTAACGCCAACAATCGAACAGATGCAGTCCGTATTGCGCGTGAGAATGGTTGGTTCTAA
- a CDS encoding GtrA family protein yields the protein MKRLLRNETLKKIITHETSKYIFFGILTTFVYFLTRTPLFFITKEATLSAVIANVTSITFAFFTNDYFVFNQKRQGWLKRFIQFFIARLSTLALDLLLAFLLVDKFPGIIGRFVRNNHDMINFIETIISQFLIMATNYIISKFFIFKNKKES from the coding sequence ATGAAAAGATTACTACGCAATGAAACCCTAAAAAAGATTATTACCCATGAAACTTCCAAATATATTTTTTTCGGCATTCTGACTACCTTTGTCTATTTTCTAACACGGACGCCGCTCTTTTTCATTACTAAAGAAGCTACTCTTTCAGCAGTCATTGCTAATGTCACTTCTATTACCTTTGCCTTCTTTACCAATGATTATTTTGTTTTTAACCAAAAACGTCAAGGCTGGCTGAAACGTTTTATTCAATTTTTCATCGCCCGTCTATCAACCTTAGCACTTGATTTGCTGCTGGCCTTTTTACTTGTTGACAAGTTTCCGGGTATTATCGGCCGTTTTGTCAGAAACAATCATGATATGATTAATTTTATTGAAACCATTATTTCACAGTTTTTGATTATGGCAACCAATTATATCATCAGTAAATTCTTTATTTTTAAAAATAAAAAAGAGAGCTAA
- a CDS encoding QueT transporter family protein has product MKQLTVRDLAHIAIVAALYVALTATPPLNAISYGGIQFRLSEMLNFLAFYNPKYIIAVTLGCMIANTFGTIGLLDVFVGGGSTLVFVTLGLILFSKYKKEYIFNGLFNKAFFYFSVFYAIFMVTIAAEISLVLQTPFLLTWITVAVGELISSLFGALVIDKLAQYIDFTR; this is encoded by the coding sequence ATGAAACAACTAACTGTTCGTGATTTAGCCCATATCGCCATTGTGGCGGCCTTATATGTCGCCTTGACTGCGACTCCGCCGTTAAATGCCATCTCTTATGGTGGTATACAATTTCGGCTTTCAGAAATGCTTAATTTTTTAGCTTTCTATAATCCTAAATACATCATTGCTGTTACTCTAGGCTGTATGATTGCCAATACTTTTGGGACTATTGGTCTTCTTGATGTCTTTGTCGGCGGTGGTTCAACCTTAGTTTTTGTAACATTAGGCCTGATCCTTTTTTCTAAGTATAAAAAGGAATACATTTTTAATGGCCTCTTTAATAAGGCCTTCTTTTACTTTTCTGTGTTTTACGCTATATTTATGGTAACGATAGCAGCGGAAATTTCTCTTGTTCTCCAAACGCCATTTTTACTGACTTGGATAACTGTAGCAGTAGGAGAATTGATTTCCTCTCTTTTTGGAGCTCTTGTGATTGATAAATTGGCCCAATATATAGATTTTACAAGATAA